caatgaatattcagggttgatttccttcaggactgactagtttgatctccctgcactcccagggactctcaagagccttgtccaacaccacaatttgaaacatcagttcttgggtgctcagtcttctttatgatccaactctcacatccgtacatgactactggaaaaaccagagctttgtcTACACTCATTATAGTCACTCAGAAAAACAGAATTTCCATCAcaaaatttatgtaaaattgCAGCATTTCTCACTGTCTGTTAAAGGTTTTGTCAGGACAAGGAAACCCTAGTTACTGCCACCTCCCTTCTATAGGAAACAGCTCATCCCACAGACAACACAATAGATTTATCTTTCTACAGAAGCACCAAAGTTTATTTAAAACCTGGAACTGTGTCCTGCTAATTTCATTTCCTGAGCCAGAGCTTtccagggaagtctttttttcttATGCTCACTGAAGGGTTTTTCAGCCCTCTGCAGTGATGAATTTAGCCAACAGAGTTAAATTGTGCAAAATCATTTACAGTACAATTTCAATTGCCTTAGGACCTGGATTAAATTTTCATTCCTGGTTGAGAGTTCACAAAACACCCAGAAGGATAAAACAGACAATTAGACCACGTGTGTGTCCTTGTCTGTGCAGGATGCAAGCTGACATGCCCCACAGAGGCCTTGGAGACACGCGTGTCTCTTCCCTCATCAGTCTGATCATTCATTCACACGATGGCTAGGGAACACTGGTCTGGAGCTAACGCCCCTGCGGATGCTCTGGCCGCAGAGGCCTAGGACACACACGCGTCTCTTCCCTCATCAGTCTGATCATTCATTCACACGATGGCTAGGGAACACTGGTCTGGAGCTAACGCCCCTGCGGATGCTCGGGGACTCCAGCAGCACAGGAGCCTTTACAGGTGGAGGTGAACCTCGAGGGCGCTGCTCAGCGCCCGTGGGCCTCGCACACCCGCCTTCCGGCTGTTCTCACACAGGCCTGCTGCTGCCCTGGGCCTCTGCTCTGGCTGCTTCCATCACCAGGAAGGTGCttcctccatggactgcagcctcatTTCCTTCAGGTCCTTGTTCAAAATCATATTCAGTGATGCCTGCCCAGAAGACCCTGGCTCCTCTGAGGTTCGGGCTCTGAACAGAGACTTCCCTTCTTCTCTGGTCACCCGCAGCCCGGCGCCTGATACTTACCGATTGGACTCAGGTTATCAGCCATGTCATCACTGCTGATTCTGCGCTCGAGGCCACACAGAAATGTTAATAAAAAGCCACGAGCACTGACTGGACGATGATCCTGTTAGGAATTGCTAAGCCTGCTCCTGATTTTATCCCATTCGGTCCACATCCGAAATCTTAGGACCGCTGACATTTTGCTTCATTTCACTCTTCAGCTGCCCTTCACTGTTACACCATCCTGCTCAAGTTTCAGCCTACCCTCAAGAAATGCTCAGATTGaataataataaacacattttatttgaaaaattatagCCTATTTAAAAAGCACGCAGGCAAATTTTAGAAAGACTAGTGTCCAAGGAGTATCAGCAGACCACTGTTTTTTTTGATTCTCCAAAGCtgagaatattattattttataataaattcaatTCAAATATGAAGCTTTATTTAAATTTACCAGCTCATCCGGAAATAATGAAGTAGAAACCCTAGCCTTGAGCCATGTATTTGCAACATGAGTCAGAAGAAACAACAACCGCCTTTTGAACTTCTCTCCAGGGGACAGAGGCTCGCTCCAGTGAGGCCCGGAGGAGGAGGTGTCGGCCGGCCTGGGCGCAGATGAAGCCTCTGTCATGTTTCCTCCTTCGCCTTTGCTGAGGAGCCAGACGCAAATGAGCAGAGGGAGAAGCAGATGCCCTCAGCCGCCGGGCAACAGGGAAACTCAGGAGACAGAGGTGGGCGGCCTGCGGCGCGTGTGAGCCTGGGGTGCAGGGGAGCCCGGCAGAGGCCGCGTGTGGCCCCAGCCTGGACGTGGAGAGCAGGGTGTCTCTCCCTCCCTTAGGGAAAGAGACGGGCCAAAATCTGACTGGATTTCTGACGCGCCGCTCAGCTCCCTCTGGACGAAGCTTCACCCATCGCTGGGCACGTTTGTCTTCAGAGCCGCCTGAGCCTGGACGCGCTTCATCGGCGAGAGGGACCCTGCCTCCAGGCAGCACCTCGGGGACACGGACCCGCCCCCGGGGGCCTCCTCAGTCCCAGTGCCTGAGGACCGATGCCGCCTTcccagggaggaagggggagcTGCTGGACTGACTGCCCTGCGGGGCTTCCAGTCTGCAGGGAGGGGGACCTATGCCGTGGGGGTGTGGGCTGGCACTCGGCACACACTCAGATTCCCCcctccacccacacacacacagagcatctTGCCTGCCAGCACCAGGGCCCTCAGGGGACACTGGGCCATCCGCACCAGCCCCCCAGGGGAGACACTGGCAGGTGACCGCAGAACAGGAGCCAACAGCCCTGAGGCCCGAGGCAGAGACTCCCTccagcaccaccacccccatctGTGTGCAGCCTGGGCTCCTGCTTGAGGGCTGGTCCTGACAGCCCCCAACGTGTCCTCAGAGCTGAGAGACACAGGGATGAGTTCTCCTGAGTCTGCACCACCGGCCCAGGCTCCAAGCGGGCCTGCCTTATTTTCCAAGGAGGTCGCAGAGATTgccaaaggagagaaaaaggaaaccagAGCTTCACTCCAACCACTAGGCAGCCAAGAGGTGGGGATACCCCCTCCCTTCCGGTGCACCCCCTGCTCACCCCACCCTTACAGGGACCACAAGACAACTCCCAGACACGAGGTGCACAGCAGGACGAACAGAAGAGGCCCAGGTGAAGGCGGTGGcgagctgctttttaaaaagcagtggtCTGTCAGTTTCTCTTGCTTTTCAAAGTACAGATTTACAAACCGCAGCATCAGAGTTTGGTCTCGTTGAGCGGAGGGTATAGGACCGGGCCGTCATTGCAGACATGCAGGCCCAGGTTCGGCCAGGCTTCCTGCCTACGGGCCGCCGGCTCCGCAGCATGCGAGCAGTTCTGCAGCTGCAGGTCCTTGGAGAAGCACAGTTCCACCTGCCCGAGGAGCTGCACCTCCTGGCCCTGAAGGGAAGAGCGAAGACGCTTCAGAATGCAAGTGGGGGCATTCTGGAGGTGgtcccctccagccccacccctgaGCCAGCCTGAAATGTACACTTGGACAAAGGTGCGTGCagtcacacccacacacaccgtGTCTGCATCACAATCGATAAACAGGTAAACGGCACCCTATCGGTAAATGAATTTAAGACTTCAACAGCTGACAGAGGAAAGGACGACTCATCTGGAAGTGCGACGGAAAACGACAGCTGATGGGACTAACGACGTGGACACCGCACGATACGCCCACGGGCCCTGTCCCTGCCTCACTGCCTTCCGGAACAGGAGCCCCCCTGCTAGGGAGAAGCTGCCGGAACAGCAGCCCGCCCAGCACGGTGTCAAACAACAGCCTGTTAtttcaaagcacacacacacacacacatggacatacGCATTTGTACACCTGCACGCaccctctcccctcaccccccaacacacacacaacgcTGCCCCTGGGAACTCCACGGCGAGCACAAGCTCTCAGAAGGCTGCACGGGTGGTCTTGGTAGAGAcagaagggatgacagagcacAGCATATCTGACCTTCTCTAGCAGAAAACACTGGACTTTGGGCACGACTTTGTACACGGTGACAAGCGCGTCTCTGATGTCTGACACCTGAAATCGGATAAACTGCATTAGAAGTGGGAGGGGCTGGTTTGGGTTCTTTGAAACCAGAGTATAGCTCACGGCTGACGTGACAGCCGGTCGAGGCCGGGCGTCCCCAGTTGGCGGACACGCGTTTGATAAGAAGCCAGAAGCAAGACTTACCTGGTAGTAGTGGTCGGTAGATGGTTCTATCCCCAATTTCTGGAGCATgctaaattttaaagcaaaaaaaaaaaaaagaagctgtatAATGAAGGTCCGATTTCCTTTCTTGTTGCTATcacatttcataataaaaatgaagacCCTGTTAAAGGGAAGTGTGCAGTTTCACTACCTGGGGCCATAAGTCTGCTGACACAGCGAACATGGGTGAAACCCAGGCCACCCGACCTCCCCTCGCCGTGGGCACACGAGGCCTCATCTGGGCCCCCTTCCAGCACCGGAACCTCTCAGCACCAGTCCTGGTGGCTGCCGCCAACTGGAGTAGGCACCACATAACCACCTACCCGCCATGCCTGTCCTCAAGGACAGCTAGCAGCTGATTCTGGATTCTAGGCTTATCCTAACAACCCCAAATTAAATCGGTCTTTAAAATACTTTCAACGCCTTGAATCGCTTTCTAAAGCACGTGGTTTTaacctgctctttgtgaccccatggagtgtagccctccaggctcctctgtccatgagattctccaggcaagaacactggagtggcttgccatgccctcctccaggggatcttcccaacccagggactaaacctgcgtctcatgtctcctgcactggcaggcgggtccCCTCCccgtgctgcctgggaagcccagtggtttATAACACAGGGCCAAATAGAAAGGACGTGTTTTGACGCCTAATTTTGTGAGCACTGAgattttgtattttccttggaGAAGCTGGGAGACTATATGACTTCTCTACAGCAGTTCTACGTAGTCTCCATCAGACACTTGGTGGGCAGGAGTGCCCTTCCTCGGCAGGCCCCAGGGAATGCACCCCAGGGAGGACAGGACTCAGCCTGTCCACCCCTGGGGGCCTGGCTGATGCTCCAGGGGTCCCAGAATTCAGCAACTCTGCACTTGGGTGTGTGTATGGAAAGCCACGCAGATTCAGGAAGGGTAACCAGGAGGTCCTTAGTAAGTAAGTAGTTGTTGGCTGAAGGGACgaattattcaaatatttgaCCTTAAAAATTTCAGTATAACCACATATTCTCCTCTTACTGCTGGATTCAATAAAACCTGGGCTGCAGAGTCGGCTGGACTCACACTGCTTGTGAGCCAGGACCGTGAGGTCTGTGCTGGTGAACAGGGGATGCCTTCCTCCCTGGAGGGAGGTGCCCAGGGGTCTCCCGTGCAGGCGACTTCTCCCAGGACCTGCGTGATGAGCCCCTTGAATCTCTGAGTCCGCTCCATGCAGTCAGGCCCCCAGGGGTCTGGAAAGGCTCGTGGGAGGAGGTGTGTGTTTCTCAGCATGACTCCCCTGCCCGGTTCCCGGGACCGTGGTACCCGAGTCAGGGATGCTGCGCCGGGCAACTCGCAGCCGCGTTCATCCCCAGGCCTAGGGTGTGGGTGTGCGGTGACTTGGGAGAGTGGGGTGCAGGAGGCAAGGTTACAGGCCTGGGTCTCCCACCTGGTCAGGGCCAGTGCCTTATACAGATCCAGACTCTTGCCAAAGTACTTCCTCTGGGAATTGAGGGCatccagctgagcagcacaggTCCCGTGCTTCTTCCACTCATGGCTCCTGTAAgggtgtgttaaaaaaaaaacaaaaaacaaaactggttaAAAggtaatgttggagaaggaaatggcaccccactccagtactcttgcctggaaaaccccatggacggaggagcgtggtgggctatagtccatggcatggcaaagagtcggacacaactgagcaacttcacttttcactttaaaaggTAATACCACCACCTCTCAATAAACCACCTGCACAGCTGCTCGTGCAGGGCATCCGGGCAGGAGGCAGACTGTCGTTTTCACAAAGCGGGAAGGACAGACGTCCTCCTCTCAGCATGGGCCCCAGGCCCCGCCGGACCCAATCGAGCACCGCCAGCCCTTGTCAGTTTTCTTCAGGCCTTCCTCCACCAGGAAGCTCCAACTCACTTTTGAGACTAACAGCAAACCAAACTGAGAAAGAAGCGAATGCTGTAGTTCAGGCCTCACAGGATGACACGGCTCTGGGTGTCCTTCCGGGGAGCCCTGGCTGGACAGCAGGGGATGTGACGGGCGCGGCTGGACGGCCATGCCTCAGCCACTGGCGAGAAAACGCAGGCTCACTCATCACCAGGACGGCCTGAGCCAGTTCCCCATGCTCATTGCAGCATACACGTCATCTACAGAGACGACTGCACGGAAGCAGAAGCCCAGCCAAATGCCCGCAAACAAGCAGCGATTTGTATGGAAGAAAAACACCACTACTGGTAATAATTGCTCGCGTTTTATTGAAGATTAAACCAggtggctgtgaaaagaagagacgcgaaaagcaaaggagaaaaggaaagatataagcatctgaatgcagagttccaaagaatagcaaggagagataagaaagccttcctcagtgatcaatgcaaagaaatagaggaaaacaacaggatgggaaagactagggatctcttcaagaaaattagagataccaagggaacatttcatgcaaagatgggttcggtaaaggacagaaatggtatggacctaacagaagcagaagatattcagaagaggtggcaagaatacacagaagaactgtataaaaaagagcttcacaactcataatcatgatgatgtgatcactcacctagagccagacatcctggaacgtgaagtcaagtgggccatagaaagcatcattacgaataaagctagtggaggtgatggaattccagttgagctatttcaaatcctgaaagatgatgctgtgaaagtgctgcattcaatatgcaagcaaatttggaaaactcagcagtggccacaagactggaaaaggtcagttttcattccaatcccaaagaaaggcaatgccaaagaatgctcaaactaccacacaattgcactcatctcacatgctagtaaagtaatgctcaaaattctccaagccaggcttcagcagtacgtgaaccgtgaacttccagatattcaagctggttttagaaaaggcagaggaaccagatatcaaattgccaacatctgctggatcatcgaaaaaccaagagagttccagaaaaacatctatttctgctttattgactatgccaaagcctttgactgtgtggatcacaataaactgtggaaaattctgaaagagatggaaataccagaccacctgacctgcctcttgagaaatctatatgcaggtcaggaagcaacagttaaaactggacatggaacaacagactggttccaggaaaaggagtatgtcaaggctgtatattgtcaccctgcttatttaacttatacacagagtacatcatgagaaatgctgggctggaagaagcacaagctggaatcaagattgcggggagaaatatcaataacctcagatatgcagatgacaccaccctatggcagaaagtgaagaggaactaaaaagcctcttgatgaaagtgaaagaggagagtgaaaaagttggcttaaagctcaacattcagaaaacgaagatcatgccatctggtcccagcacttcatgggaaatagatggggaaacagtggaaatagtgtcagattttatttttctgggctccaaaatcactgcagatggtgattgcagccataaaattaaaagacgcttactctttggaagtaaagttatgaccaacctagatagcatattgaaaagcagagatattactttgccaacaaagttctgtctagtcaaggctatggcttttccagtggtcatgtagggatgtgagagttagatggtgaagaaagctgagagccgaagaactgatacttttgaactgtggtgttggagaagactcttgagagtcctgtggactgcaaggagatccaaccagtccatcctaaaggagatcagtcttgggtgttcactagaaggactgatgctgaagctgaagctccaatactttggccacctgatgggaagagatgactcactggaaaagaccctaatgctgggagggattgggggcaggaggaggacagaggatgagatgctggatggcatcagtgactcgacagacgtgagtttgagtgaactctgggagttggtgatggacagggaggcctggtgtactgcgattcatggggtcacaaagagttgttcatgactgagtgactgaactgaactgaactgaaaccaggtggcttggtggtgaagaatccgcctcccagtacaggagacgtgggtttgatccctgggtctggaagatcccctggagaagggaatggcaacccactctagtattcttgcctggagaattccacggacggaggatAGGCAGGTTACAGGCCGTGGGgctgaaaaagagtcagacacgactgagcacacatacatgcaatgaagttttacaaaatgttttcGCATCCTTCACTTGAGTCTCACAATGCTgcaaagtgaaaacacaactGCTGGTTTACCAGTGGGGACACCGAGGCTCACAGGGGCCAGTGAGCAGCCCAGCTTCACGGCCGCCCAGCCAGGCGACCCTGGCCTGCCTCAACCCACGCTCGGGGCCCTTCCGATGCCCCGCGCTGCCAACCAGTCAACTGCCAAACATGGATGGATTGATTTAGAATGATTGACAATTTGTCAACTCAGAAGCTAACCATGGTTAACATGGAAAAACCACACGGGCATCGGCTTTATCAACGATTAATTCACGAAGATTTAATAACGACAGTCATGCAAGCTCTCAGAAGGCACCCACACACAGTCTCATGGAAGCACAGCCTAAATGTGCACTGATTCTTCGGTGGCATCGCCAGGGAGTGGTCCTGAGTGAGGGCAACGGCTGTGAGTCACCAGTCTCCCGGACCCAGGAAAACCATGAGAgggaaacgtgaaagtgaaagtcgctcagtcgtgtctga
The Bos javanicus breed banteng chromosome 9, ARS-OSU_banteng_1.0, whole genome shotgun sequence genome window above contains:
- the RNASET2 gene encoding ribonuclease T2, which translates into the protein MTSPAFLGALCLALSCLGGAHGFWRSDDLEWSKLIMVHHWPATVCQEVARHCKDPPNYWTIHGLWPDKSEACNRSWPFNPHEIKDLLPDMKMYWPDLLHPSNCSLQFWSHEWKKHGTCAAQLDALNSQRKYFGKSLDLYKALALTSMLQKLGIEPSTDHYYQVSDIRDALVTVYKVVPKVQCFLLEKGQEVQLLGQVELCFSKDLQLQNCSHAAEPAARRQEAWPNLGLHVCNDGPVLYPPLNETKL